In Sciurus carolinensis chromosome 13, mSciCar1.2, whole genome shotgun sequence, a genomic segment contains:
- the Lratd1 gene encoding protein LRATD1 codes for MGNQLDRITHLNYSELPTGDPSGIEKDELRVGVAYFFSDEEEDLDERGQPDKFGVKAPPGCNPCPESPSRHHHHLLHQLVLNETQFSAFRGQECIFSKVSGGPQGADLSVYAVTALPALCEPGDLLELLWLQPAREPPAPVPHWAVYVGGGHIIHLHQGEIRQDSLYEAGAANVGRVVNSWYRYRPLVAELVVQNACGHLGLKSEEICWTNSESFAAWCRFGKREFKAGGEVPAATQPPQQQYYLKVHLGENKIHTARFHSLEDLIREKRRIDASGRLRVLQELADFVDDKE; via the coding sequence ATGGGCAACCAACTGGACCGCATCACCCACCTCAACTACAGCGAGTTGCCCACAGGGGACCCGTCCGGGATTGAGAAGGACGAGCTGCGGGTCGGGGTCGCCTACTTCTTCTCGGATGAGGAGGAGGACCTGGACGAACGCGGGCAACCCGACAAGTTTGGCGTGAAGGCCCCCCCAGGCTGCAACCCCTGCCCAGAGAGCCCCagccgccaccaccaccacctgctGCACCAGCTCGTCCTTAACGAGACTCAGTTCTCCGCCTTTCGGGGCCAGGAATGCATCTTTTCCAAAGTGAGCGGCGGCCCTCAGGGCGCGGACCTGAGCGTCTACGCGGTCACCGCGCTGCCTGCGCTCTGCGAGCCCGGCGACCTGCTGGAGCTGCTGTGGCTACAGCCGGCTCGGGAGCCGCCCGCGCCCGTCCCGCACTGGGCGGTGTACGTGGGCGGCGGGCACATTATCCACCTGCACCAAGGCGAGATCCGCCAGGACAGCCTGTACGAGGCGGGCGCGGCCAACGTGGGCCGGGTGGTGAATAGCTGGTACCGCTACCGCCCGCTGGTGGCCGAGCTGGTGGTGCAGAACGCCTGCGGCCACCTGGGCCTCAAAAGCGAGGAGATCTGCTGGACGAACTCGGAGAGCTTCGCCGCCTGGTGCCGCTTTGGCAAGCGGGAATTCAAAGCCGGAGGGGAGGTGCCCGCCGCCACGCAGCCCCCGCAGCAGCAGTACTACCTTAAGGTGCACCTGGGCGAGAACAAAATCCACACCGCCAGGTTCCACAGCCTGGAAGACCTCATCCGCGAGAAGCGCCGCATCGACGCCAGCGGCCGCCTGCGAGTGCTCCAGGAGCTGGCCGACTTCGTGGACGACAAGGAGTAG